The genomic DNA GTAAGTTGAAAATGAGCCTCTTTATTCTCTTTTGGTATTTCTTGAATGGAATGAGTTGCTCTAGTTTTCTTTATTTGTAAACCAATATGTGGATTTTTGTATGTGAAATGATGTGGTAATTGATTTACAAGTTCTTCATAAAAACGCACTTTATTTTCTAGTTCTTCAATTCGTTTTTCATGAGATACAGTAGCATCGTTTGGAAGCATAAATAAATAACCCCTCATTTTAAAAATTCTTCCATATAGTATATCATATTTTAATAAGGATACTCTTAAAGAAAGGGCCACTTAATGAAATTGATTAGCAAAAGTGTTTGGGGAGTGAATAGAAGATAAAGTTAAAAAGGGAGGAATATATGTGCTGTTCATTGGAGTGACAGGATGGGGAGATCATGATTCTTTATACGTAGATTCCTATGAAAATAGAAATAAATTACGAACATATAGTGAGTATTTTCCTATTGTGGAAGTGGATAGTTCATTTTACGCGATGCAACCTGCACGAAATTATATAAAATGGGCAATGGAAACGCCGAAAGATTTTTCTTTTGTCGTAAAAGCGTATCAAGGAATGACAGGACATATGAAAGGGGAATTTCCTTTTTCTACGTTTGATGAGATGTTTGATGTGTATAAGCAGTCCATTCTTCCTTTAATAGAAGCTAATAAATTAAAAACAATTTTATTTCAATATCCACCATGGTTTGATTGCAAAAAGAAAAATGTAGATTTTCTTCGATATACGAAAGAAAAAATGGAAGGTTTACCATGTGCAATAGAATTTCGAAATCAAACATGGTTTTATCCAGAAATGAGAGATAAGACGTTACAGTTTCTAGAACAGGAGAAATGGGTTCATACAATTTGTGATGAACCACAGGCTGGGATAGGTTCTGTGCCACTCGTATTAGAGGTTACGAATTCAAACATGGCATTAATACGTTTTCACGGTCGAAATGTTCATGGTTGGCTTGATAAAGGGGAAAATTGGAGAGCGGTTCGTTGTTTATATCGCTACAACAATAAAGAACTGGAAGAATGGGTGGAACGACTAGAGCAATTAAAAAAGAAAACAAAGGATATATACGTACTGTTTAACAACAATTCAGGTGGGGATGCAGCAGATAATGCGAAACAGCTTATGAAAATGATGAACATTACATATGGTGAGCCGAAGCCGGAGCAATTAAATTTTTTTGAATGATAATAAACAAGAAAGGCACTGTACAAACAGGGGGAATGTACAGTGCCTTTCTATATGAAAAAGAGGGGTAACAATGTTACTGAGCGTTTGGTTGATTCATCAATTGTTGGCTTCATAATAAATGATAATGGTTATCATTATCATTGTCAATGGTTTTTCTAAAAATATATAAAAAACTTTGTATATTTTAAATAGAGATAAAAAAAGAACAGCATTAATGCTGTTCTTTTCCGTTGATGAATTGTTGTAAATCAAAAGGAGTTATCGCCTGGATAAATTCTTTTGAGATAAGTGTTTGCACGAGAGTGCTCTCAGAGATAGAAGCACCTGTTTTCTTTTCGTAAGCTTGTTTTAATAAATCAAGTTTTTCAGCCGTTTCTTTTGGTAATTCAATTGTAAGTGTGTTCATAATTTCTCCCCCTTATTATTAGAGTACCACTACAGTATAGGAGAGACAAGAAAAGAGAATATGAAATATAAAAAAGGTTACCAAATTTTCAAATGGTAACCTTTTTTATGTATAAGAGTTATTAAGCAATACCGATATACTTTAAAGTTTTTGATAGAGTACTGTGATCAAAGAAGTGTTGTAAAAATGCAATATCAACACCTGATTTGTATGCACAATAACCCCAAGTTTTTCGAAGTGTATGTGAGCTAATCCCTTCTAATCCAACTTCTTTTGCAGCTTTGTTTAAAATGTACCATGCATGTTGTCTCGTAATAGATTTTGTTCCTTTTTGAGATTTTAACAATGGTTCATTACGTTTCCAAGTTTTACGTTCTTTCATGTAGTCTTCGATTGCGTGCTGTAAGTCTTCATTTACAGCAAACCATTTATGTTTCTTCACTTTTTCATTGTAAAATAAAATGGAATGGCGAACATTTTCATTTTCATCGATTACATCACTAACTTTTAATTGTAAGATTTCACTTACTTTTAAGCCAGAATTTACAGCTAATACGAATAATAAGCCATCACGTTTCGAAGATTGTAAAAGTATATTTTTGATAGTTTCTAATTGTTTTTCATTTTGAATAGGTTGTCCTGCTTGTTTCATTTCACGCACTCTCCTCTTTTATATGTGTAAAGGAAAGGATTAACTTGTTTCTTACTATAAAGGGAGAGTGTGAATTTCATGTGAACTCCTAGTGAAATTAAGACAAATTATTTGACTTCTTTTACTTTTTGTAAATTGAAATAGAATACAACACTGTTAGTCGTATTATACACACCGTACTCGGCATGATGGAGGTCTAAAATGTTTTTTACAATAGATAATCCGAGACCGGTACCTCCGGTGTGACGGCTACGTGATGCATCTAGGCGATAGAAGCGATCCCAAATTTTTTCAAGACTTTCTTCAGGGATAGGGTTTCCTGTATTTTCGATTTCGATTTTTACGGTATCTTCTGCTTCTATAATGGAGACTTGTATTTTTTCTCCATCCGGCGTATAGCGGATTGCATTACTTAGTAAGTTCACAACTACTTGCTCAATACGGCTACGATTTGCTTTAACAAGTATAGAAGGGTCTGCATCGACGTTCACTTGTAGATGCTTTTCTTCCATGCTAAATAATAATTTTGTATAGACTTGTTGCGTTAATTCACCAATTGAGAACGTCGTCATATCTAGTTTGTAAGTACCAGATTCTAACTTTGCTAATTCTAACATTTCAACAATCAGCCTGTTCATATTTTCTGTTTCTTCTAAAATAACATCAGTATAATACGAAGTATCCTTACTAACACCATCTTTAATACCTTCTGCAAAACTTCTAATTACACTCAGTGGTGTTTTTAATTCGTGTGATACGCCAGAAATGAATTCTTTTCTTGTTTTCTCTAATTGAC from Bacillus cereus G9842 includes the following:
- a CDS encoding DUF72 domain-containing protein; amino-acid sequence: MLFIGVTGWGDHDSLYVDSYENRNKLRTYSEYFPIVEVDSSFYAMQPARNYIKWAMETPKDFSFVVKAYQGMTGHMKGEFPFSTFDEMFDVYKQSILPLIEANKLKTILFQYPPWFDCKKKNVDFLRYTKEKMEGLPCAIEFRNQTWFYPEMRDKTLQFLEQEKWVHTICDEPQAGIGSVPLVLEVTNSNMALIRFHGRNVHGWLDKGENWRAVRCLYRYNNKELEEWVERLEQLKKKTKDIYVLFNNNSGGDAADNAKQLMKMMNITYGEPKPEQLNFFE
- a CDS encoding DUF3924 domain-containing protein, whose product is MNTLTIELPKETAEKLDLLKQAYEKKTGASISESTLVQTLISKEFIQAITPFDLQQFINGKEQH
- a CDS encoding tyrosine-type recombinase/integrase, with product MKQAGQPIQNEKQLETIKNILLQSSKRDGLLFVLAVNSGLKVSEILQLKVSDVIDENENVRHSILFYNEKVKKHKWFAVNEDLQHAIEDYMKERKTWKRNEPLLKSQKGTKSITRQHAWYILNKAAKEVGLEGISSHTLRKTWGYCAYKSGVDIAFLQHFFDHSTLSKTLKYIGIA